The Acidimicrobiales bacterium genome contains the following window.
AGGTTGGCGAGCGTGCCCTGCAGCCCGTAGGCGGCGACGGCAACGGCCACGGCGTCCGCCACCGCCGTCACCGGTCGTCTCCCGAGCGGGTCACCACGGCGCAGTCGGCCAGTGCCTCGAGGAACGGCGTGAGGTCGCTCCCCACCCGGTCGGCGCTCACGCCGTACTCAGTGGAGATGGTCTCCGCCAGCGCGGGCAGATCGCTCGGCGTGGCGAGGAGCTCCCACACCGCAGCGCCCGGCCCCGTGACGAGGATCGGCTCGTCGGCCGCCGGCGGCAGCAGCACGGCGCCGCCCGACACTCGCCGCCACGCCACCCCCCGGCCGCGCGCCCAGACGGTCGTCACCGGCCCTTCCGGAACAGTCGCAGGGCGGTCATCGTCATGATGGCCAGGTCGCGCACGACGCTCGGGCGCGGCGCGGCGCGCTGGGCGCCGTTGGCCCGACCGCGCGACGGAACCGGCGGCTCGTCCGAAGGCGGGGGGGGTTCCGGTGTGGCGGCGGACGGCGTGCCCGCCGCCGCGGCGGAAGCAGCCGGAGAGCCGACGGGCGGCGCAGCGGGCGGGCGGGGCGCGGTCCGGCGG
Protein-coding sequences here:
- a CDS encoding PqqD family protein — protein: MTTVWARGRGVAWRRVSGGAVLLPPAADEPILVTGPGAAVWELLATPSDLPALAETISTEYGVSADRVGSDLTPFLEALADCAVVTRSGDDR